One Rosa chinensis cultivar Old Blush chromosome 5, RchiOBHm-V2, whole genome shotgun sequence genomic region harbors:
- the LOC112202281 gene encoding disease resistance protein At4g27190, with the protein METLGAFFVEVCKSVTKFMWSKFATLKKFPKNIQTLKKELQSLNCRRDEITDDIDIAKLEGKFPARQVVDWLKKVEAIECAVEEEIDRKVQPVLQEVHINASVNGQGCLFDSNMHQRYHLSKTAAKKCDEVKQLITESYNFPTMWDALRLRDTPIQHIPAPSLVGQKAQEKLKQLMEFLADNKIRRIAVYGMGGSGKTTLVKTLNNQLQSSASKLCDMVIWIPVSNDLDVSKVQSRVAERLNLAMNAEQSIECRACRLHQALKSGKRFLLILDDVWEKIDLDTVGIPQGDDQANCKIIMTTRSLAVCREMMTDKELKMELLNEEEAWNLFARNAGIVVESEHINPLARAIASECGGLPLAIETMGKSMRDKTMIQLWKNALCQLKHSASHYGSFDKVHLRLELSYNSLPSKILKRCFLFCSLYPENFLITARELICGWIADGLIIEHPTLEESFNDGIAKIEYLKDSCMLEQGECIGTVKMHSVLREVALWISSNRKETGFFSSSLLGMQEKLESSIRGVSFMKNSITSLPSRFSGCSNLTVLFLQCNPLYKIPDGFFRELGALRFLNLSSTQISSLPSSLLQLAELHTLLLRDCSSLENLPQIGALYKLQVLDLSGTHIRELPKDMGTLTHLRDLNLSRTNHLESIIAGSISGLYSLEALDMSSSAYKWDLERNVEGAPFDEILSLQGLSVLHIRLDTVNCVALDSDGSWFGRLKEFSIWIGPRSCDSSYLPTQHDEKRVILRGVDLLQSGLEGLLYSASSLDLVTCGGISSLSDLISSRKLGGLPNLKFLTISNCDCITSLLIGEETLGSTLSNLEHLTLNCLNNLETMADRIVPRGCLGKLKMIEVMGCRRLKTLISFTLLRRVQNVEEIKVSDCRRMKKIIVNINLCETLPKLKYIELRNMDSLTAICSKAAKWSALERIEVSDCPKLEKLPLRAQNAANLKEIRGDLSWWNGLRWENDGDKISLEQRFQACADSTLLLKEDTEA; encoded by the exons ATGGAAACTTTGGGTGCTTTCTTTGTTGAAGTTTGCAAGTCTGTAACCAAATTCATGTGGTCGAAGTTTGCCACCCTGAAAAAATTCCCAAAAAACATCCAAACTTTGAAGAAGGAGTTGCAAAGCCTCAATTGCCGAAGGGATGAAATAACAGATGATATTGATATAGCAAAACTAGAAGGGAAGTTCCCAGCAAGGCAAGTTGTGGACTGGCTTAAGAAGGTTGAAGCCATCGAATGTGCTGTTGAGGAGGAGATTGACCGTAAAGTGCAGCCAGTTTTGCAAGAAGTTCATATTAATGCTTCTGTTAATGGCCAGGGATGTCTTTTTGACTCTAACATGCACCAGAGGTACCATCTTAGCAAAACTGCAGCAAAGAAGTGTGATGAGGTAAAACAATTAATTACTGAATCATACAATTTTCCTACCATGTGGGATGCTTTGAGGCTTCGTGATACACCCATTCAGCATATTCCGGCACCATCTCTTGTTGGTCAGAAAGCACAAGAGAAGCTAAAGCAGCTGATGGAATTTCTGGCTGATAATAAGATCAGAAGGATTGCTGTCTATGGAATGGGAGGTTCTGGGAAGACTACGCTTGTAAAAACCTTGAACAATCAGCTCCAGTCTTCTGCTTCAAAGTTATGTGATATGGTCATCTGGATCCCAGTCTCAAATGACTTGGATGTGAGTAAGGTTCAATCTCGAGTTGCTGAGAGATTGAACTTAGCAATGAATGCAGAACAGAGCATAGAGTGTAGGGCTTGTAGATTACATCAAGCATTAAAGTCAGGAAAAAG GTTCCTCCTTATTCTTGATGATGTTTGGGAGAAAATTGACTTGGACACTGTGGGGATACCACAAGGTGATGACCAAGCAAACTGCAAGATCATAATGACAACTCGATCTCTTGCCGTGTGTAGGGAAATGATGACTGATAAGGAACTAAAGATGGAACTTCTGAATGAGGAAGAGGCTTGGAATTTATTTGCACGGAATGCAGGAATTGTAGTGGAGTCAGAACACATAAATCCTCTAGCAAGAGCAATTGCTAGCGAATGCGGTGGTTTACCACTGGCAATTGAGACTATGGGGAAGTCAATGAGGGACAAAACAATGATACAGCTATGGAAGAATGCACTATGCCAGTTGAAGCATTCAGCATCACATTATGGGAGCTTTGACAAGGTGCATCTGCGACTGGAATTGAGTTATAACTCTTTACCAAGTAAGATTCTTAAGAGgtgtttcttgttttgttcaTTGTACCCAGAAAATTTCTTAATTACTGCAAGAGAACTAATATGTGGCTGGATAGCGGATGGATTAATTATTGAGCATCCAACGTTAGAGGAGTCATTCAATGATGGGATTGCaaaaattgaatatttgaaagaCTCTTGCATGCTAGAACAGGGTGAATGCATTGGAACAGTAAAGATGCACAGTGTATTGAGGGAAGTAGCCTTGTGGATATCCTCAAATAGAAAAGAAACCGGTTTTTTCAGCAGTTCATTGCTGGGAATGCAAGAAAAGTTGGAGAGTTCTATCAGAGGAGTTTCATTTATGAAGAACTCTATAACCAGTTTGCCAAGTCGGTTCTCAGGGTGCTCCAACCTTACTGTATTGTTCCTCCAATGTAATCCTCTGTATAAAATTCCTGATGGTTTCTTTCGAGAACTTGGAGCCCTAAGATTCTTGAATCTAAGCAGCACTCAAATATCCTCCTtgccttcttctcttcttcaacTAGCAGAGCTACACACTCTTCTCTTAAGAGACTGTTCTTCCCTAGAAAATCTGCCTCAAATTGGAGCCCTTTATAAACTCCAGGTGCTTGATCTCTCTGGCACACACATAAGAGAACTTCCAAAAGACATGGGAACATTAACTCATTTGAGAGATCTAAACTTGTCGCGCACAAACCACTTAGAAAGTATCATAGCTGGAAGCATCTCAGGATTATACAGTCTTGAGGCCTTGGACATGTCTTCCAGTGCTTATAAGTGGGATTTGGAACGTAACGTAGAAGGAGCACCATTTGATGAAATTCTATCCTTACAGGGACTTTCAGTTCTTCACATAAGGCTAGACACAGTTAATTGTGTTGCTTTAGACTCGGATGGctcttggtttggaagattgaaAGAGTTTTCTATTTGGATTGGTCCAAGGAGCTGCGATTCAAGCTATTTACCAACTCAGCATGATGAGAAAAGGGTCATACTTAGAGGGGTTGACCTCTTGCAAAGTGGCCTTGAGGGGTTATTGTACAGTGCAAGTTCCCTGGATCTGGTCACATGTGGAGGTATAAGTAGTTTATCTGATCTAATTTCCAGCAGGAAACTGGGTGGCCTGCCAAACTTGAAGTTTCTCACCATCTCAAATTGTGACTGCATTACTAGTTTGTTAATTGGCGAAGAAACTCTTGGGAGCACATTGTCAAATCTGGAGCATTTGACCCTCAATTGCCTAAACAACTTGGAAACTATGGCGGACAGGATAGTCCCTAGAGGATGCCTTGGcaaattaaagatgattgaagTGATGGGATGCCGAAGACTAAAGACTCTCATATCCTTCACTTTACTTCGACGGGTTCAAAATGTTGAAGAAATCAAGGTGAGTGATTGCAGAAGGATGAAGAAAATTATTGTAAACATCAATTTGTGCGAAACTCTTCCAAAGCTGAAATACATAGAACTAAGGAATATGGACAGCTTAACAGCTATTTGTTCAAAGGCCGCAAAGTGGTCTGCTCTGGAAAGGATTGAAGTGAGCGATTGCCCCAAGCTAGAGAAGCTTCCACTCAGAGCTCAGAATGCAGCAAATCTTAAAGAAATTAGAGGGGACTTGAGTTGGTGGAATGGTCTTAGATGggaaaatgatggagataagATCAGTCTTGAGCAACGATTCCAAGCGTGTGCAGACTCCACACTGCTGTTAAAAGAGGATACAGAG GCTTGA